The Polyodon spathula isolate WHYD16114869_AA chromosome 13, ASM1765450v1, whole genome shotgun sequence genome includes a region encoding these proteins:
- the LOC121325369 gene encoding ephrin type-B receptor 5-like, whose protein sequence is MRFCSSPLWVWIISALTRWTVEPVEVMLLDTTHSTAEMGWSTHPDTGWDEVSVLDDRNQLIRTYEVCNFNLPNQNNWLATPFVMRGPATRMHVTLRFSVRDCSSVRNVGASCKETFTLYYKEADSQTEALQGWGETEDDGEPGGGGWVKIDTIAADKSFSRVEQSQQYESKKGHRMNVKTRSFGPLTHKGFILGFVDSGACISLVGVSLFYRKCPETFHSLAHFPDMPSGAEPSSLVPVDGSCVPNAQSQTATPPKLHCNADGDWMVPVGVCVCEAGFESNQNGSACTGKTTR, encoded by the exons TGATGCTTCTTGACACGACTCATTCAACGGCTGAGATGGGATGGAGCACACATCCAGACACTGGG tgGGATGAGGTCAGTGTCCTGGACGATCGCAACCAGTTGATTCGCACCTACGAGGTCTGTAACTTCAACCTGCCCAATCAGAACAACTGGCTGGCCACGCCCTTTGTGATGCGAGGCCCCGCCACCCGCATGCATGTGACACTGCGCTTCAGCGTGCGAGACTGCAGCAGCGTGCGGAACGTGGGAGCAAGCTGCAAGGAGACTTTCACCCTGTACTACAAGGAAGCTGACTCCCAGACAGAGGCACTGCAGGGCTGGGGAGAGacg GAGGATGACGGAGAGCCGGGAGGTGGTGGCTGGGTGAAGATTGACACCATCGCTGCTGATAAGAGCTTCTCCAGAGTGGAACAGAGCCAACAATATGAGAGCAAGAAGGGCCACAGAATGAACGTCAAGACCAGGAGCTTCGGACCACTCACTCACAaagg cttCATTCTGGGTTTTGTGGACAGTGGCGCCTGCATCTCTCTGGTTGGTGTTTCACTGTTCTACAGGAAGTGCCCCGAGACATTCCATAGCCTTGCTCACTTCCCGGATATGCCCTCAGGGGCAGAGCCCTCCTCGCTGGTGCCGGTGGACGGGAGCTGTGTGCCTAACGCCCAATCCCAGACAGCCACGCCCCCCAAGTTGCACTGCAATGCTGATGGTGATTGGATGGTGcctgtgggggtgtgtgtatgtgaggCGGGGTTTGAGTCCAATCAGAACGGGAGCGCTTGTACTGGTAAGACAACAAGATGA